The proteins below are encoded in one region of Micromonospora yangpuensis:
- a CDS encoding pirin family protein: MPAVTVDDVLVLPRLPRLDEATDYRPVTRLITAPSGYEGEGFPVRRAFAGVPMHELDPFIHLDQMGEVDYAPGEPKGTSWHPHRGFETVTYIIDGVFDHQDSHGGGGTITNGDTQWMTAGSGLLHIEAPPEHLVTSGGLFHGLQLWVNLPRVAKMSQPKYQDIRGRESALLTTPDGGALIRVIAGEIAGHRGPGSTHTPITITHVTLQPGAQLDLPWRADFNALVYVLGGRGTVGTDRRPVHTGQLAVHGPGDALRVTADDRQDGNTPALDLYIMGGQPIREPVAHYGPFVMNTRAELIQAVEDFQAGKLGVVPAERLPHTGGQGSRP, translated from the coding sequence ATGCCCGCTGTCACCGTCGACGACGTCCTCGTCCTGCCCCGGCTGCCCCGCCTCGACGAGGCCACCGACTACCGGCCGGTCACCCGGCTGATCACCGCGCCCAGCGGCTACGAGGGCGAGGGCTTCCCGGTCCGCCGGGCCTTCGCCGGCGTGCCCATGCACGAGCTGGACCCCTTCATCCATCTGGACCAGATGGGCGAGGTGGACTACGCCCCTGGTGAGCCCAAGGGCACCTCCTGGCACCCGCACCGCGGGTTCGAGACGGTCACCTACATCATCGACGGCGTCTTCGACCACCAGGACTCCCACGGTGGCGGCGGCACCATCACCAACGGCGACACCCAGTGGATGACCGCCGGCAGCGGCCTGCTGCACATCGAGGCGCCGCCGGAGCACCTGGTCACCAGCGGGGGCCTCTTCCACGGCCTCCAGCTCTGGGTCAACCTGCCCCGGGTGGCCAAGATGAGCCAACCGAAGTACCAGGACATCCGGGGCCGGGAGTCCGCACTGCTCACCACGCCGGACGGGGGCGCGCTGATCCGGGTGATCGCCGGGGAGATCGCCGGGCACCGGGGGCCGGGCTCGACGCACACCCCGATCACCATCACCCACGTCACCCTCCAGCCCGGCGCGCAGCTGGACCTGCCCTGGCGCGCCGACTTCAACGCGCTGGTCTACGTGCTGGGCGGTCGGGGCACCGTCGGCACCGACCGTCGTCCGGTGCACACCGGACAGTTGGCGGTACACGGCCCAGGCGACGCACTACGGGTCACCGCGGACGACCGGCAGGACGGCAACACCCCGGCGCTGGACCTGTACATCATGGGCGGTCAGCCGATCCGGGAGCCGGTGGCACACTACGGGCCATTCGTGATGAACACCCGTGCGGAGCTGATCCAGGCCGTCGAGGACTTCCAGGCCGGAAAGCTCGGCGTGGTGCCCGCCGAGCGGTTGCCGCATACCGGCGGCCAGGGTTCCCGCCCCTGA
- a CDS encoding phospholipase D family protein, translated as MPTQDWFLTAAERANPASGLPVWSSGNLAEPLIHGAAYFDRLARAVDAMTAGDHLFFTDWRGDPDQRLRPDGPTVAQVFARAAQRQVVVKGLIWRSHLDVLSYSHQENRSLSETVSAAGGEVLLDQRVRRGGSHHQKLVVLRHPNAPERDIAFAGGIDLCHSRRDDAEHHGDPQAIRMSPRYGDRPPWHDVQLAIRGPAVGALDTAFRERWTDPMPLDSENPMAYLRDRLRGADLRPDPLPDQPADPPPCGPHQVQVLRTYPAVRPRYSFAPDGERTVARGYTKAVRRARRLIYLEDQYLWSTEVADLFANALRDNPRLHLVAVVPRHPDVDGRLALPPNMVGREQALALCEKAAPDRVHVFDVENHEGTPVYVHAKVCVVDDVWASVGSDNFNRRSWTHDSELSCAVLDDTRDTRSPHDPAGRGDGARTFARDLRLRLWREHLDRDPDGADDADLLAPERAVRAISEAAEALQRWYDGGRVGPRPPGRLRPHRPRRLPWHTRAWALPAYRLFYDPDGRPLRARLAGTW; from the coding sequence GTGCCGACGCAGGACTGGTTTCTCACTGCTGCCGAACGCGCCAACCCGGCCTCTGGGTTACCCGTCTGGAGCAGCGGAAACCTGGCCGAGCCGCTGATTCACGGCGCGGCGTACTTCGATCGCCTGGCCCGTGCGGTCGACGCGATGACCGCCGGTGACCACCTCTTCTTCACCGACTGGCGGGGCGACCCGGACCAGCGGCTACGCCCGGACGGCCCGACGGTGGCCCAGGTGTTCGCCCGGGCCGCCCAGCGTCAGGTGGTGGTCAAGGGCCTGATCTGGCGTTCGCACCTGGACGTCCTGTCCTACAGCCACCAGGAGAACCGCAGCCTCAGCGAGACGGTCTCGGCCGCCGGTGGGGAGGTACTGCTCGACCAGCGGGTCCGCCGCGGCGGGTCGCACCACCAGAAACTGGTGGTGCTGCGCCATCCGAACGCCCCGGAACGGGACATCGCGTTCGCCGGTGGGATAGACCTCTGCCACAGCAGGCGGGACGACGCGGAGCACCACGGCGACCCACAGGCGATCCGGATGTCGCCCCGTTACGGCGACCGTCCCCCGTGGCACGACGTGCAGTTGGCGATCCGGGGGCCGGCGGTCGGCGCGCTGGACACCGCTTTCCGGGAGCGGTGGACCGACCCGATGCCGCTGGACTCGGAGAACCCGATGGCCTATCTACGGGACCGGCTGCGCGGGGCGGACCTGCGCCCCGACCCGCTGCCCGACCAGCCGGCCGACCCGCCGCCCTGCGGCCCGCACCAGGTCCAGGTGCTGCGCACCTATCCGGCGGTGCGCCCCCGGTACTCCTTCGCCCCCGACGGGGAACGCACCGTGGCCCGGGGCTACACCAAGGCCGTCCGCCGGGCCCGCAGGCTGATCTACCTGGAGGACCAGTACCTCTGGTCCACCGAGGTGGCCGACCTGTTCGCCAACGCCCTGCGGGACAATCCGAGGCTGCACCTGGTGGCGGTGGTCCCCCGCCATCCGGACGTGGACGGCCGGCTGGCGTTGCCGCCGAACATGGTGGGGCGCGAGCAGGCGCTGGCGCTGTGCGAGAAGGCCGCCCCGGACCGGGTGCACGTCTTCGACGTGGAGAACCACGAGGGGACCCCGGTCTACGTGCACGCGAAGGTCTGCGTGGTCGACGACGTCTGGGCCAGCGTGGGCAGTGACAACTTCAACCGCCGATCCTGGACCCACGACAGCGAGTTGTCCTGTGCCGTGCTCGACGACACCCGGGACACCCGCAGTCCTCACGATCCGGCCGGGCGGGGTGACGGAGCCCGGACCTTCGCCCGTGACCTGCGGCTGCGGTTGTGGCGCGAGCACCTGGACCGGGACCCGGACGGCGCCGACGACGCCGACCTGCTGGCCCCGGAGCGCGCGGTGCGGGCGATCAGCGAGGCCGCCGAGGCCCTGCAACGGTGGTACGACGGCGGGCGGGTCGGACCCCGCCCACCCGGCCGGCTGCGGCCACACCGCCCGCGGCGACTGCCCTGGCACACCCGGGCCTGGGCGCTGCCCGCCTACCGGTTGTTCTACGACCCGGATGGCCGTCCGCTCCGGGCTCGACTCGCCGGAACCTGGTGA
- a CDS encoding glycoside hydrolase family 15 protein yields MDSGRISEHGFLADGRSAALVDRAGSVNWWCPERFDAPSVFGRILDDDAGHWSIRPVDAFSVDRSYLDDTLVLRTVFTTRHGAVAVTDALALAPDVRGHEIGLRSPGVLARVVEGLSGEVPMRLHYRPRFEYGRVTAYLVGRDEGVDRHVAGAVGVARIDATAGAARLTLRGEVPMTCGEGEATAEFTVSAGQRYRFSLGYAPTYDGGPPPTPDAGQVVANATAGWRSWAGLHDYRGRYRDQVRRSAMVVQGMTYQPSGAVVAAATTSLPEQLGGDRNYDYRFVWVRDFSLTLQALWRAACPDEANRQFSWVARAMGRIGDEPVPIMYGVQGERDLTEHRLDHLRGYADSQPVLVGNDAWRQRQTDVLGEVLDAAWLMRHYLDPMEPEVRQLLRALADQATRAWREPDAGMWEARDANRHYVSSKVQCWTALDRAVRFGPRLGDAGEVAGWAAARDEVRDAVLTRGWHAPLGAYTGAFDSAELDASVLLMPLVGFLPADDDRMLSTIEVIERRLSHDGLLRRFDGDPAGFVICSFWLVGCLALAGQRDRAGRLFEQLAARTNDLGLFAEQIDQVTSEQLGNFPQAFSHIGLINAAGRLTEADEQPVPVGAGRREGARR; encoded by the coding sequence GTGGACAGCGGACGAATCAGCGAACACGGCTTCCTGGCCGACGGCCGCAGCGCGGCCCTGGTGGACCGGGCCGGGTCGGTGAACTGGTGGTGCCCGGAGCGCTTCGACGCCCCGTCGGTCTTCGGGCGGATCCTGGACGACGACGCCGGACACTGGTCGATCCGGCCGGTCGACGCCTTCAGCGTGGACCGGTCCTACCTCGACGACACGCTCGTGCTGCGTACCGTCTTCACCACCCGGCACGGGGCGGTCGCGGTGACCGACGCGTTGGCGCTCGCGCCGGACGTACGTGGACACGAGATCGGCCTACGCTCGCCGGGAGTGCTCGCCCGGGTCGTCGAGGGGCTCTCCGGTGAGGTGCCGATGCGGCTGCACTACCGGCCCCGCTTCGAGTACGGCCGGGTCACCGCCTACCTGGTCGGCCGGGACGAGGGCGTGGACCGGCACGTCGCCGGTGCGGTGGGCGTCGCCCGGATCGACGCCACCGCGGGGGCGGCCCGCCTGACGCTGCGTGGCGAGGTGCCGATGACCTGCGGCGAGGGGGAGGCCACCGCCGAGTTCACCGTCTCGGCCGGACAGCGGTACCGGTTCAGCCTCGGCTACGCGCCCACCTACGACGGTGGGCCGCCCCCCACGCCGGACGCCGGGCAGGTGGTCGCGAACGCGACGGCCGGCTGGCGGTCGTGGGCCGGGCTGCACGACTACCGGGGGCGCTACCGTGACCAGGTCCGGCGCAGCGCGATGGTGGTGCAGGGAATGACGTACCAGCCCAGCGGCGCGGTGGTGGCCGCCGCCACGACCAGCCTGCCGGAACAGCTCGGCGGGGACCGCAACTACGACTACCGCTTCGTCTGGGTCCGCGACTTCAGCCTCACCCTGCAGGCGCTCTGGCGGGCCGCCTGTCCGGACGAGGCCAACCGGCAGTTCTCCTGGGTCGCCCGGGCGATGGGCCGCATCGGCGACGAACCGGTGCCCATCATGTACGGCGTCCAGGGCGAACGCGACCTCACCGAACACCGGCTGGACCACCTGCGCGGGTACGCCGACAGCCAGCCCGTCCTCGTCGGCAACGACGCGTGGCGGCAGCGGCAGACCGACGTACTCGGTGAGGTGCTCGACGCGGCCTGGTTGATGCGGCACTACCTGGACCCGATGGAGCCCGAGGTACGGCAACTGCTGCGGGCACTGGCCGACCAGGCGACCCGGGCCTGGCGGGAGCCGGACGCCGGCATGTGGGAGGCGCGCGACGCCAACCGGCACTACGTGTCCTCGAAGGTGCAGTGCTGGACGGCGCTGGACCGGGCGGTACGTTTCGGTCCCCGGCTCGGCGACGCCGGTGAGGTCGCGGGCTGGGCGGCGGCGCGCGACGAGGTTCGCGATGCGGTGCTGACCCGGGGGTGGCACGCGCCGCTCGGCGCGTACACCGGGGCCTTCGACTCCGCTGAGCTGGATGCCTCGGTGCTGCTCATGCCGCTGGTGGGTTTCCTGCCCGCCGACGACGACCGGATGCTCTCCACCATCGAGGTGATCGAGCGGCGACTGTCCCACGACGGCTTGCTCCGACGCTTCGACGGCGATCCGGCCGGCTTCGTCATCTGCTCGTTCTGGCTGGTGGGCTGCCTGGCGCTGGCCGGTCAGCGGGACCGGGCCGGCCGGCTCTTCGAGCAGCTGGCCGCCCGCACCAACGACCTTGGCCTCTTCGCCGAACAGATCGACCAGGTCACCTCGGAGCAGCTCGGCAACTTCCCGCAGGCGTTCAGCCACATCGGGCTGATCAACGCCGCGGGCCGACTGACCGAGGCGGACGAACAACCCGTGCCGGTCGGTGCGGGTCGGAGGGAAGGAGCACGCCGATGA
- a CDS encoding general stress protein, which translates to MTSGPTTRTAWQPGGTNLPSGPAGWPSAPSGNGHGPDVGAPAVTIGSYPDYPSAQRVVDFLADNRFPVEHTAIVGTNLTLVETVLGRLNTGRAALIGAGTGAWFGLFIGLLFGIFTIGNWLAVILVGLVIGAIWGAVFGAVAHAMSGGQRDFTSASSLRAGQYAVTVDAQVADQARQLLGRLHQQPTG; encoded by the coding sequence ATGACCAGTGGCCCGACAACCAGAACGGCCTGGCAGCCCGGCGGCACCAACCTTCCGTCCGGGCCGGCGGGCTGGCCCAGCGCGCCCAGTGGGAACGGGCACGGACCCGACGTCGGCGCACCGGCGGTGACGATCGGTTCGTACCCGGACTATCCGTCCGCCCAACGGGTGGTGGACTTCCTGGCGGACAACCGGTTCCCGGTGGAGCACACCGCCATCGTCGGGACGAACCTCACCCTGGTGGAGACGGTGCTCGGGCGGCTGAACACCGGCCGGGCAGCGTTGATCGGCGCCGGTACCGGCGCCTGGTTCGGTCTCTTCATCGGCCTGCTCTTCGGGATCTTCACGATCGGCAACTGGCTGGCGGTGATCCTGGTCGGGCTGGTGATCGGGGCGATCTGGGGCGCGGTGTTCGGCGCGGTGGCGCACGCGATGTCCGGTGGGCAGCGCGACTTCACCTCGGCCAGTTCACTGCGTGCCGGTCAGTACGCGGTCACTGTCGACGCGCAGGTTGCCGACCAGGCCCGGCAGTTGCTGGGCCGGCTGCACCAGCAGCCCACCGGCTGA
- a CDS encoding glycoside hydrolase family 6 protein, translated as MRRKSGLVAAVASSAVAVLATAGAVALGQPAAAAADSAFYVDPQTGAATWVAQNPNDPRAAVIRDRIANVPQARWYTTTNTSTVRSQVDAFVGAAAAAGKIPIMVVYNIPNRDCSGASSGGAPNHDAYRQWVDQVAAGLAGRPATIVLEPDVLPLMTSCQTPAQQTETRASMAYAGKKLKAGSGQAKVYFDAGHSAWLTPSEAANRLTGADIANSADGISVNVSNYRSTAEAVSWARQVIAATGVNRLKAVIDTSRNGNGPAGSEWCDPPGRAIGTPSTTATGDSAIDAFLWIKLPGESDGCIGPAGQFVPQRAYDLAVAAGPVTTPPTTPPTTPPTTPPTTPPTTPPTTPPTTPPAAGGCAVTWTPNSWNGGFTAELRVTNRSAAINGWTLAFDVAAGVQLTSGWNGEWSQSGNRITARNVAWNGSLPTGGTVSIGFQGTQSGANVPIPSSFTLNGSTCG; from the coding sequence ATGAGGAGAAAGTCAGGGCTGGTCGCGGCCGTCGCGTCCAGCGCCGTCGCCGTGCTGGCGACCGCCGGTGCGGTCGCGCTCGGCCAACCGGCGGCGGCCGCCGCCGACTCCGCCTTCTACGTCGACCCGCAGACCGGCGCCGCCACCTGGGTGGCGCAGAACCCCAACGACCCCCGCGCGGCGGTGATCCGCGACCGGATCGCCAACGTGCCGCAGGCCCGCTGGTACACCACTACCAACACCAGCACGGTACGGTCCCAGGTGGACGCCTTCGTCGGCGCGGCAGCCGCCGCCGGCAAGATCCCGATCATGGTGGTCTACAACATCCCCAACCGCGACTGCAGCGGGGCCAGCAGCGGCGGCGCGCCCAACCACGACGCGTACCGGCAGTGGGTGGACCAGGTCGCGGCGGGCCTGGCCGGCCGACCGGCGACCATCGTGCTGGAACCGGACGTGCTGCCGCTGATGACCAGCTGCCAGACGCCCGCCCAGCAGACCGAGACCCGAGCGTCGATGGCGTACGCGGGCAAGAAGCTCAAGGCCGGCTCGGGCCAGGCGAAGGTCTACTTCGACGCCGGCCACTCGGCCTGGCTGACCCCTTCGGAGGCCGCCAACCGGCTCACCGGCGCCGACATCGCCAACAGCGCCGACGGCATCTCGGTGAACGTGTCGAACTACCGCAGCACCGCCGAGGCGGTCTCCTGGGCCAGGCAGGTCATCGCCGCGACCGGGGTGAACCGGCTCAAGGCCGTCATCGACACCAGCCGCAACGGCAACGGGCCGGCCGGCTCCGAGTGGTGCGACCCGCCGGGCCGGGCGATCGGCACGCCGAGCACCACCGCCACCGGCGACTCGGCGATCGACGCGTTCCTCTGGATCAAGCTGCCCGGGGAGTCCGACGGCTGCATCGGGCCGGCCGGACAGTTCGTCCCGCAGCGGGCGTACGACCTGGCCGTCGCCGCCGGACCGGTCACCACGCCGCCGACGACCCCACCGACCACCCCACCCACGACGCCGCCGACGACTCCCCCGACCACCCCGCCCACGACGCCGCCGACCACCCCGCCGGCGGCGGGTGGGTGCGCGGTGACCTGGACGCCCAACTCGTGGAACGGCGGGTTCACCGCCGAACTGCGGGTGACCAACCGGTCCGCCGCGATCAACGGCTGGACGCTCGCCTTCGACGTCGCCGCCGGGGTCCAGTTGACCAGCGGCTGGAACGGTGAGTGGAGCCAGTCGGGCAACCGGATCACCGCCCGCAACGTGGCCTGGAACGGGAGCCTGCCCACCGGCGGCACCGTCTCCATCGGCTTCCAGGGCACCCAGTCCGGTGCCAACGTGCCCATTCCGAGCAGCTTCACCCTCAACGGCAGCACCTGCGGCTGA
- a CDS encoding glucose 1-dehydrogenase, with the protein MTGRLDGRTALITGSDSGIGQATAIEFGREGADVVVHYLHDHDGANHTRQQVEAAGRRATVIQGDISDEAQVEAMFDEALDSFGSLDILMNDAGVDASGIQVADLDTETWDRAIRTNLYGTFFCSRRFVRHRRDQGGRGKIINITSVHQEVARAGGADYDSSKGAMLEFAKSLALEVAPMHLNVNNIGPGMVLTPFNQEAIDNPKYLDEQVQSIPWKRAAQPQEIGRLAVFLASDDADYVTGSTYFMDGGLMQNQGQGA; encoded by the coding sequence ATGACCGGACGACTGGACGGACGGACCGCGCTGATCACCGGTTCGGACTCGGGGATCGGGCAGGCGACGGCGATCGAGTTCGGCCGGGAGGGCGCCGACGTGGTGGTGCACTACCTGCACGACCACGACGGTGCCAACCACACCCGGCAGCAGGTGGAGGCCGCCGGCCGGCGGGCCACGGTGATCCAGGGTGACATCAGCGACGAGGCTCAGGTGGAGGCAATGTTCGACGAGGCGTTGGACTCCTTCGGCAGCCTGGACATCCTGATGAACGACGCCGGGGTGGACGCCTCCGGCATCCAGGTGGCCGACCTGGACACCGAGACCTGGGACCGGGCCATCCGGACCAACCTGTACGGCACGTTCTTCTGCTCGCGGCGGTTCGTACGGCACCGCCGGGACCAGGGCGGCCGGGGCAAGATCATCAACATCACCTCGGTGCACCAGGAGGTGGCCCGGGCCGGTGGTGCGGACTACGACTCCAGCAAGGGTGCGATGCTCGAGTTCGCCAAGAGCCTGGCCCTGGAGGTCGCCCCGATGCACCTGAACGTGAACAACATCGGTCCCGGGATGGTGCTGACCCCGTTCAACCAGGAGGCCATCGACAACCCGAAGTACCTGGACGAGCAGGTGCAGAGCATCCCGTGGAAGCGGGCCGCGCAGCCGCAGGAGATCGGTAGGTTGGCGGTCTTCCTGGCCAGCGACGACGCCGACTACGTCACCGGCTCGACGTACTTCATGGACGGCGGGCTGATGCAGAACCAGGGTCAGGGCGCCTGA
- a CDS encoding NAD(P)/FAD-dependent oxidoreductase, with protein MVVVGAGIAGTACAAELLRAGVPVEVRDRARVPGGRMASRRLDDRPVDLGAAYFTVDDPDFAVVVRRWQAAGLAREWTDTFLAYGPDGRREVRGPTRWAAPGGLRSLVAQAAGELPVTLERPVGAVGPGPTVDGHRHRAVALAMPGPQAARLLDPALTEAGRVARGQRFAPVLAVVLRYPARCWPDFHGAFVNDHPVLTLVCDDGDRRGDQASVLVAHTTSDFAAAHLSGPEAAGPAVARATAELLGLTGAAEQVHVHRWTYAKPVAGPRLDGPGYHLDDEGVGLAGDAFSGRPRVQSAWLSGRDLGRALADRLTAVG; from the coding sequence GTGGTGGTGGTCGGGGCGGGCATCGCCGGAACGGCGTGCGCGGCCGAACTGCTCCGGGCGGGCGTACCCGTGGAGGTCCGGGACCGGGCCCGGGTGCCCGGCGGCCGGATGGCGAGCCGACGCCTCGACGACCGGCCGGTGGACCTCGGCGCCGCCTACTTCACCGTCGACGACCCCGACTTCGCCGTGGTGGTGCGACGCTGGCAGGCGGCCGGACTGGCCCGGGAGTGGACCGACACCTTCCTCGCCTACGGACCCGACGGCCGGCGGGAGGTGCGCGGGCCGACCCGTTGGGCGGCGCCCGGCGGGCTGCGGTCCCTGGTCGCCCAGGCGGCCGGAGAGTTGCCGGTGACCCTCGAACGACCGGTCGGGGCGGTCGGACCGGGGCCGACGGTCGACGGTCACCGGCACCGCGCGGTGGCCCTGGCCATGCCGGGTCCGCAGGCGGCGCGGCTGCTCGACCCGGCGCTGACCGAAGCCGGCCGGGTCGCCCGGGGGCAACGGTTCGCGCCGGTGCTCGCGGTGGTCCTGCGCTATCCGGCCCGGTGCTGGCCGGACTTCCACGGCGCGTTCGTCAACGACCATCCGGTGCTCACGCTGGTCTGCGACGACGGTGACCGGCGCGGTGACCAGGCATCGGTGCTGGTCGCGCACACCACCAGCGACTTCGCCGCCGCACACCTGAGCGGGCCCGAGGCGGCCGGGCCGGCCGTAGCCCGGGCCACGGCGGAACTGCTCGGCCTCACCGGAGCCGCCGAGCAGGTCCACGTGCACCGGTGGACCTACGCCAAACCGGTGGCCGGCCCACGGCTCGACGGCCCCGGGTACCACCTCGACGACGAGGGCGTCGGGCTGGCCGGCGACGCCTTCTCCGGTCGGCCCCGGGTGCAGAGCGCCTGGCTCTCCGGCCGCGACCTCGGCCGGGCCCTCGCCGACCGGCTCACCGCCGTCGGGTGA
- a CDS encoding MarR family winged helix-turn-helix transcriptional regulator yields MIESLDSARMAAWRAYIEASQRLSTQLEEDLRADSGLSFADYHVLVLLSEAPGQRLRMGDLASRLVFSPSRLTYQISTMSRRGLVARQSCAEDGRGSEAVLTAAGLLTLREAAPHHLASVRHHLMDDLDDAEIACLTRVFTRLGNRLRAARDASTTTRQE; encoded by the coding sequence ATGATCGAGAGCCTGGACAGTGCGCGGATGGCCGCGTGGCGCGCCTACATCGAGGCGAGCCAGCGACTCTCCACCCAGTTGGAGGAGGATCTGCGCGCCGACAGCGGGTTGAGCTTCGCCGACTACCACGTGCTGGTGCTGCTCTCCGAGGCACCCGGGCAACGCCTGCGGATGGGTGACCTGGCCAGCCGGCTGGTCTTCTCACCCAGCCGGTTGACGTACCAGATCTCCACCATGTCCCGGCGCGGCCTGGTGGCCCGGCAGTCCTGCGCCGAGGACGGTCGGGGCAGTGAGGCGGTGCTCACCGCCGCCGGTCTGCTCACCCTGCGCGAGGCCGCCCCGCACCACCTGGCCTCGGTCCGGCACCACCTGATGGACGACCTCGACGACGCCGAGATCGCCTGCCTCACCCGGGTCTTCACCCGACTCGGCAACCGCCTGCGCGCCGCCCGCGACGCGTCGACCACCACACGTCAGGAGTGA
- a CDS encoding SpoIIE family protein phosphatase, with translation MPGMVGRVPTSAAAVPGARSAHGTASAILGHPWGGTALGPPDSWDPAVRAVVDLVLSSPVPMALAYGDQLVLLYNDGYAELIGDRHPAAIGRPAAEVFVDVWHLPGVGDVLERTYRQGESVLEKEAVLPVDRRDGHAAEQATFTRGHSPVRDSAGRVVGVLTVAAQTTQVTNHLESLSDFAAALAGTLTLDDVARVALRYALDAFDADRVAFAVDDPGGWRTVRRVRGELLDEADERLPPLWRRVSGDSTAPLAVTARSGVPIFTPDGQPMREHAVDRHDQKVRALASVPLRSAVVRGGLAVGYHQAHPWSAAERALLSASAELVGQATERARRFETQHGTAQLLQRSMLPEHLPDLPRLRIAARYDPGVDGNAAGGDFYDAFLLPTGGLGVVLGDVAGHDVQAAARMGQVRAALRALALADPRPDAVLTGLDRLVASLGAEAGTHELFVTVVFGVIDADRRSITLASAGHPAPLLRRSAPGQPRAEYLDLPTGAPLGLGCRPRTATMAFAPGDTLLLFSDGVVERRQQSLSVGLARLADVVAEATSGDPRALCAVATAAVAGATEDDVAVLAVEYAVRPSRSAAMEMPAEPTAPSRVRHWMTEQLTEWQVPETIVGAAVLCTSELTTNALLHAGTAARVEIDLSAERLLVSVSDSGTRGTVTRAQTDTLSSRGRGLGLIEQLSDAWGTDPTVRGSTVWFEILLPAG, from the coding sequence ATGCCAGGCATGGTCGGGCGAGTGCCCACTTCCGCAGCTGCCGTTCCGGGGGCCCGCAGCGCCCACGGCACGGCGTCGGCCATCCTCGGCCACCCGTGGGGCGGCACCGCGCTCGGTCCGCCGGACTCCTGGGACCCGGCGGTACGGGCCGTGGTGGACCTGGTGCTCTCCTCCCCGGTGCCGATGGCGCTGGCCTACGGCGACCAGTTGGTGCTGCTCTACAACGACGGCTACGCCGAGTTGATCGGCGACCGGCACCCGGCGGCGATCGGCCGTCCGGCCGCCGAGGTCTTCGTCGACGTGTGGCATCTGCCCGGGGTGGGCGACGTGCTGGAGCGCACCTACCGGCAGGGCGAGTCCGTGCTGGAGAAGGAGGCGGTCCTACCGGTCGACCGACGCGACGGCCATGCTGCCGAGCAGGCCACCTTCACCCGGGGGCACTCCCCGGTACGCGACAGCGCCGGCCGGGTCGTCGGCGTGTTGACGGTCGCCGCGCAGACCACCCAGGTGACCAACCACCTGGAGAGCCTGAGCGACTTCGCCGCCGCGCTCGCGGGCACGCTCACCCTCGACGACGTGGCCCGGGTCGCGCTGCGGTACGCCCTGGACGCTTTCGACGCCGACCGGGTGGCGTTCGCCGTGGACGACCCCGGTGGTTGGCGGACCGTCCGCCGGGTCCGTGGCGAGCTGCTCGACGAGGCCGACGAGCGGTTGCCGCCGTTGTGGCGACGGGTCTCCGGCGACTCCACCGCCCCCCTGGCGGTGACCGCGCGCAGCGGGGTGCCGATCTTCACCCCCGACGGTCAACCGATGCGCGAGCACGCGGTGGACCGGCACGACCAGAAGGTACGGGCCCTGGCCTCGGTGCCGCTGCGCAGCGCGGTGGTCCGGGGCGGGTTGGCCGTCGGCTACCACCAGGCGCATCCCTGGTCGGCGGCGGAGCGGGCGCTGTTGTCGGCCTCGGCGGAGCTGGTCGGTCAGGCCACCGAACGGGCCCGTCGGTTCGAGACCCAGCACGGCACCGCCCAACTGCTACAGCGCAGCATGCTGCCGGAGCACCTGCCGGACCTGCCCCGGCTGCGGATCGCCGCCCGCTACGATCCCGGCGTCGACGGCAACGCCGCCGGCGGTGACTTCTACGACGCGTTCCTGCTGCCCACGGGCGGGCTGGGCGTGGTCCTCGGCGACGTCGCCGGGCACGACGTACAGGCGGCGGCCCGGATGGGGCAGGTCCGCGCCGCGCTGCGCGCTCTGGCGCTCGCCGATCCGCGTCCGGACGCGGTGCTGACCGGCCTGGACCGGCTGGTCGCCAGCCTGGGTGCCGAGGCCGGCACCCACGAGCTCTTCGTGACCGTGGTCTTCGGTGTGATCGACGCCGACCGCCGGTCGATCACCCTGGCCAGCGCCGGACACCCCGCGCCGCTGCTGCGCCGCTCAGCCCCGGGACAGCCCCGCGCGGAGTACCTCGACCTGCCGACCGGGGCACCGTTGGGCCTCGGTTGCCGGCCCCGCACCGCCACCATGGCCTTCGCCCCCGGCGACACGCTGCTGCTGTTCAGCGACGGGGTGGTGGAACGACGTCAGCAGAGCCTCTCGGTGGGGCTGGCCCGCCTCGCCGACGTCGTCGCCGAGGCGACCAGCGGCGACCCCCGGGCACTCTGCGCCGTGGCCACGGCCGCCGTCGCGGGGGCCACCGAGGACGACGTGGCGGTGCTGGCCGTGGAGTACGCGGTGCGGCCCAGCCGCTCGGCCGCCATGGAGATGCCGGCGGAGCCCACCGCCCCGAGCCGGGTACGGCACTGGATGACCGAGCAGCTCACCGAGTGGCAGGTGCCGGAGACGATCGTCGGCGCGGCGGTGTTGTGCACCAGCGAGCTGACCACCAACGCGTTGCTGCACGCCGGGACGGCCGCCCGGGTGGAGATCGACCTGAGCGCCGAGCGGCTGCTGGTCTCGGTCTCCGACTCGGGCACCCGGGGCACGGTGACCCGGGCCCAGACCGACACGCTGAGCAGCCGGGGCCGGGGCCTCGGCCTGATCGAGCAGCTCAGCGACGCCTGGGGCACCGACCCGACGGTACGGGGCTCGACCGTCTGGTTCGAGATCCTCCTGCCGGCCGGCTAA